The Methanoregula boonei 6A8 genome has a window encoding:
- a CDS encoding PIN domain-containing protein translates to MSAISMKLLLDTNIILHREGKNPINPDIGKLFSWIDRLGYQKCVHQITVDEIKKIQDQKVRTAFLVKLESYHILPTVAPIHTDVKKVSDHWDTKSNDLNDTLLLNEVYAGRVDLLLTEDKKIHKKASDLGINGKIFTIDSLLEKLTSENPDFVDYKVLAIKKEFFGNIDITDEFFNSLREDYSDFNEWFNRKSDEIAYVCMLEKKVLAFLYMKVETEKESYSDITPIFKPNKRLKIGTFKVKLNGYILGERFLKIIFDNALHQSVKEIYVTIFPKRPEQERLIQLLTDFGFTPHGIKTSKYGEELVYVRDFSPKVSLNTPKTTYPYLSKNARKFIVPIYPAYHTSLLPDSILQRESPADFIENEPHRNAISKVYISRSYRKDLQSGDVIIFYRTGGYHQSVITTIGIVENVHKNIQSLEDFVWICRKRSVFSANELKEQWDKYPTIRPFVVNFLYAYSFPKRLTLQRLIQLGIITDIHSAPRGFELISEEAFEKIVLETGTDGHIIIN, encoded by the coding sequence GTGTCGGCGATCTCGATGAAATTATTGTTGGATACTAATATTATTTTACACCGTGAAGGGAAAAATCCCATCAATCCAGATATTGGGAAATTATTTTCCTGGATCGACCGGCTAGGTTATCAAAAATGTGTACACCAGATTACTGTTGATGAAATAAAAAAAATTCAAGATCAAAAAGTCCGTACCGCTTTTTTGGTGAAACTGGAAAGTTATCACATCCTTCCTACTGTTGCACCAATTCATACCGATGTAAAAAAAGTATCCGATCATTGGGATACCAAATCCAATGATTTAAACGATACTCTACTTCTAAATGAAGTCTATGCAGGTCGAGTTGATCTTCTACTAACGGAAGATAAGAAAATTCATAAAAAAGCCAGTGATCTGGGGATTAATGGCAAGATCTTTACCATTGATTCATTATTAGAGAAATTAACGTCAGAAAATCCCGATTTTGTAGATTATAAGGTTCTAGCCATAAAAAAAGAGTTCTTTGGGAACATAGATATCACAGATGAATTTTTTAATAGTCTGCGAGAGGATTATTCGGATTTTAATGAGTGGTTTAATCGGAAATCTGACGAAATCGCGTATGTTTGTATGTTGGAGAAAAAAGTCCTGGCCTTTCTCTACATGAAGGTTGAAACCGAAAAAGAGTCCTATAGCGATATTACACCGATATTTAAACCAAATAAACGGTTGAAAATTGGTACCTTCAAAGTGAAACTAAATGGCTATATTTTGGGAGAGCGCTTCCTAAAAATTATATTTGATAATGCGTTACACCAGTCCGTCAAAGAAATCTATGTTACAATTTTCCCCAAACGCCCCGAGCAAGAAAGGCTCATTCAGTTACTTACTGATTTTGGATTCACACCTCATGGAATTAAAACATCTAAATACGGTGAGGAACTGGTATATGTCAGGGATTTTTCACCTAAAGTATCCCTCAATACTCCTAAAACAACATATCCCTACCTATCTAAAAACGCAAGAAAATTTATTGTTCCAATTTATCCGGCCTATCACACGAGCCTACTTCCTGACTCCATTCTTCAAAGAGAATCTCCAGCGGATTTTATTGAAAATGAACCTCACAGAAATGCTATCTCCAAAGTTTATATTTCGCGGTCCTATCGCAAAGATTTGCAATCCGGTGATGTAATTATTTTTTACAGAACTGGTGGATACCATCAATCAGTAATCACGACTATTGGAATCGTGGAAAACGTCCATAAAAATATTCAAAGTTTAGAGGATTTTGTTTGGATTTGCAGAAAAAGGAGCGTGTTTTCTGCAAATGAGTTGAAAGAGCAGTGGGATAAATACCCAACCATTCGGCCATTCGTAGTAAATTTTCTCTATGCGTATTCATTCCCTAAACGACTCACTTTGCAACGCCTTATTCAGTTGGGAATTATTACCGATATTCATTCTGCACCTCGGGGATTTGAACTAATCTCTGAAGAGGCATTCGAAAAGATAGTTTTGGAGACAGGAACCGATGGCCATATTATTATCAATTAA
- a CDS encoding ASCH domain-containing protein — MAILLSIKPVYVKKIFSGEKTVEFRKAKPNYPPSVIFIYEGSPTKKIVGWFTVKKIFSGTPNEIWARYGTVGGISKKMFFEYCSDSKQIFAFEIDKKSRFPNPIDPLKIDPNFSPPQNFSYRNYPLAQSGVNEQMELDHV; from the coding sequence ATGGCCATATTATTATCAATTAAGCCAGTATACGTCAAAAAAATTTTTTCCGGTGAAAAAACCGTCGAATTTCGAAAGGCGAAACCTAACTATCCCCCAAGCGTGATTTTTATTTATGAAGGATCCCCCACAAAAAAAATTGTAGGGTGGTTCACTGTAAAAAAAATATTTTCCGGAACCCCAAATGAGATTTGGGCGAGATATGGTACAGTCGGTGGAATTTCGAAAAAGATGTTTTTTGAATATTGCTCTGACAGCAAACAAATTTTCGCCTTCGAAATTGATAAAAAAAGCCGATTCCCCAATCCAATAGATCCTTTGAAAATTGATCCCAATTTTTCACCTCCCCAAAATTTCTCTTATCGAAATTATCCCTTGGCACAGTCTGGTGTTAACGAGCAAATGGAGTTAGACCATGTCTGA
- a CDS encoding GNAT family N-acetyltransferase encodes MSEYRLDRILQDDEIRQLNDLLSPKFSADYPNFEIWLKSVQTEMSNGKRRFAIGIWKEKLIATSIIKLTASGVAELKSFFVDPDFIHQRYSNDLYSEVENQCRKSGTTRIISYLYIDNKEMIEFLISKGFLISGKDDLYGNGRESYILSKALMPEYFGDPFDWENLGGWYLSIVLKAAKIEDHPVVSDRAFDRHMKIDFNNCSLDALVEIKDEKVDFDPIMVLHQCCSTSKYHFPIFVARSFSKRAEKYARENGVLIFSSKDIAKILGNLPPVFCDGPIKGMVVSIKPEYLKRLLQKKRPLYYVKGGPIGKKLQKGQTLVFYSLDPEKAVTALGEIQSVHIDTPQKIWNRFGKHLAFSEQEYFRFASIKQNIVAIELSKITPIAPIKESELDAIIPKKDRSGSYLSDKTLKKILKYANLQHSI; translated from the coding sequence ATGTCTGAATATCGACTTGATCGGATTCTTCAGGATGATGAGATTCGTCAATTAAATGACTTATTATCTCCAAAATTTTCGGCAGATTATCCGAATTTTGAAATTTGGTTAAAAAGTGTTCAGACGGAAATGTCCAATGGTAAAAGGCGCTTTGCGATAGGGATCTGGAAAGAAAAATTGATTGCCACTTCGATTATCAAATTAACGGCCAGTGGTGTTGCAGAATTAAAAAGTTTTTTTGTCGATCCGGATTTTATCCATCAGAGATACAGTAATGACTTATATTCTGAAGTGGAAAACCAGTGTCGTAAATCTGGTACGACTCGAATCATTTCTTATCTCTATATCGATAACAAGGAAATGATTGAATTTTTAATTTCCAAAGGATTTTTAATTTCAGGTAAAGATGATCTCTACGGTAATGGGCGGGAATCCTATATCCTATCAAAGGCCTTAATGCCAGAATATTTTGGGGATCCTTTCGATTGGGAAAATTTGGGAGGATGGTATCTCAGTATTGTTCTTAAGGCTGCGAAAATTGAGGATCATCCGGTTGTAAGCGATCGCGCTTTTGATAGACATATGAAAATTGATTTTAATAATTGTTCATTAGATGCTCTTGTTGAAATTAAAGATGAAAAAGTTGACTTCGATCCAATTATGGTTTTACATCAATGCTGTTCAACCTCTAAGTACCATTTTCCAATATTTGTGGCACGTTCGTTTTCTAAACGGGCAGAAAAATATGCAAGAGAGAATGGCGTGCTGATATTTTCATCTAAAGATATCGCAAAGATCCTTGGTAACCTACCTCCTGTTTTCTGCGATGGTCCCATCAAGGGTATGGTTGTCTCAATTAAACCAGAATACCTTAAACGACTTCTTCAAAAGAAGCGCCCTCTTTATTATGTTAAAGGCGGGCCCATAGGGAAGAAATTACAAAAAGGTCAAACTCTGGTTTTTTACTCACTTGATCCTGAAAAAGCAGTCACTGCCCTTGGTGAAATCCAATCTGTTCATATCGACACTCCGCAAAAAATCTGGAATCGCTTTGGTAAACATTTGGCCTTTTCAGAGCAGGAGTATTTCCGATTTGCATCCATCAAACAAAACATAGTCGCAATTGAATTGAGTAAAATCACGCCCATCGCCCCGATAAAAGAATCCGAGTTAGACGCAATAATCCCTAAAAAAGATAGAAGTGGATCTTATCTCTCCGACAAAACGCTTAAAAAAATATTAAAGTATGCAAATTTGCAGCATTCCATCTAA
- a CDS encoding HNH endonuclease — translation MPPSAVKTIRDQIFWQYAKLISKSAGLSNARAFQMSRFVKLRDGEIVWSSTIREWLHEHENPGACIYCGAAGGPLTTEHILPRCCGGPDIPDNAIRVCRPCNSAKGARRLYEWKGLKEKDAIPRIAEGKYLKLLYDLHEQKGTLNVDKKDLGRMMCPACDLHSRCEDEGTVEKMTVYCLEGVFHAE, via the coding sequence ATGCCTCCCTCTGCTGTAAAAACGATCCGTGACCAGATCTTCTGGCAGTACGCAAAGCTGATCTCGAAATCCGCCGGGCTTTCAAATGCCCGGGCCTTCCAGATGAGCCGGTTTGTGAAGCTCCGTGACGGAGAGATCGTGTGGTCGTCCACGATCCGGGAATGGCTGCACGAGCACGAGAATCCGGGTGCATGCATCTACTGCGGGGCAGCGGGCGGTCCGCTCACTACCGAACACATCCTCCCCCGATGTTGTGGCGGCCCGGACATCCCCGACAACGCTATCCGGGTCTGCAGGCCGTGCAATTCGGCCAAAGGTGCCCGGCGGCTGTACGAGTGGAAGGGCCTCAAAGAGAAAGACGCGATCCCACGGATTGCAGAGGGCAAGTATCTTAAGCTGCTCTACGATCTTCACGAGCAGAAGGGTACGCTCAACGTGGACAAGAAGGACCTGGGCCGGATGATGTGCCCGGCCTGCGACCTTCATAGCCGGTGCGAAGATGAGGGGACGGTGGAGAAGATGACGGTGTATTGCCTAGAGGGGGTGTTTCACGCGGAGTGA
- a CDS encoding PIN domain-containing protein produces MNEVYSAVRDEIRSILLFRNGTPLSRWNEEKNAIDLPEDSMESVYEDIENRFDVLFGNGSIFPLSDEPEEDGDNFSEIVASLIFKFKRVKTQDAILLATAISIKANYFVTFDQRLVTEVSKALADKYRLVLISPKEGNARLKKIGKQNK; encoded by the coding sequence ATGAATGAAGTCTACTCTGCCGTCCGCGACGAAATCCGGAGCATCCTGTTATTCAGGAACGGTACCCCGCTTTCCCGCTGGAACGAAGAGAAGAATGCCATCGATCTTCCGGAAGACTCCATGGAGTCCGTATACGAAGATATTGAAAACAGATTCGATGTATTGTTCGGGAACGGCTCAATCTTCCCCTTGTCCGACGAACCAGAAGAAGATGGCGATAACTTTTCTGAAATTGTCGCCTCTCTGATCTTTAAATTCAAGAGGGTAAAGACGCAGGACGCGATTCTACTTGCAACCGCCATCTCAATCAAAGCCAATTATTTCGTGACATTCGATCAAAGACTGGTGACGGAGGTATCAAAGGCACTCGCTGACAAATACCGGCTTGTGCTCATTTCCCCAAAAGAGGGGAATGCCCGACTTAAAAAAATCGGGAAACAAAACAAATAA
- a CDS encoding STAS domain-containing protein, translating into MALCTVREKGDCLIVTLPVSLDHVEAMALEKELREYVAREPKALLCDMSGSEYISSSGLRVFLAIGKKAKESHVHFGVFALTKFVDHIISMTGFTQIIAIYDTEEAAVRAVSRL; encoded by the coding sequence ATGGCACTCTGCACAGTCCGGGAAAAAGGTGACTGCCTCATCGTCACCCTGCCCGTTTCTCTCGATCACGTGGAAGCCATGGCCCTGGAAAAGGAGCTCCGGGAATATGTTGCACGCGAACCAAAGGCACTCCTCTGCGACATGTCCGGATCAGAATATATATCGAGCTCGGGGCTCCGGGTGTTCCTTGCCATCGGGAAAAAGGCAAAAGAATCCCATGTCCACTTCGGTGTCTTTGCGCTCACGAAATTTGTCGACCATATCATTTCCATGACCGGGTTTACACAGATTATTGCCATCTACGATACCGAAGAGGCAGCAGTCCGGGCAGTATCCCGGCTCTAA
- a CDS encoding DUF2240 family protein translates to MTLRITVAAPFRHTRKDALRKNELVYYYALDRKWMSTEQATVLLKRAEESGLLRQENGVYTILFDPATETIPMGFRPGSTVFEAHDPTQELIGRITKARNVPETEVASEMNAVIREQFGGNLLPPAALVLLAKKYGVPYEDLREVLIAALKKG, encoded by the coding sequence TTGACACTCCGGATCACGGTCGCCGCACCGTTCAGGCACACGCGGAAAGATGCCCTGCGCAAGAACGAGCTCGTGTACTATTATGCGCTCGACCGCAAGTGGATGAGCACCGAACAGGCGACCGTGCTGCTCAAGCGTGCCGAGGAGTCCGGCCTGCTCCGGCAGGAGAACGGAGTCTACACGATCCTTTTTGACCCGGCCACCGAGACCATCCCGATGGGCTTTAGGCCGGGCTCGACGGTATTCGAGGCTCACGATCCGACGCAGGAGCTGATTGGCCGGATCACCAAAGCCCGGAATGTACCCGAGACCGAGGTGGCAAGCGAGATGAACGCGGTGATCCGGGAGCAGTTTGGCGGGAACCTGCTCCCCCCGGCAGCGCTCGTGCTCCTTGCCAAAAAATACGGCGTGCCGTACGAGGATCTGCGCGAGGTCCTCATTGCCGCACTGAAAAAAGGATAA
- a CDS encoding 30S ribosomal protein S8e, giving the protein MLWQGESIRKVTGGRRRPAQGKRRFEIGLAPADTHIGEDRSKLVRTTGGNTKIRSMRAQFANVTNLANGETKKVKIENVEENGANPNYVRRNLLTKGAIIRTEIGRARIMSRPGQDGIINAVLLA; this is encoded by the coding sequence ATGCTCTGGCAGGGAGAATCCATACGGAAGGTCACTGGTGGCAGGCGCCGCCCGGCCCAAGGAAAGCGGAGATTTGAGATCGGGCTTGCACCGGCAGACACCCATATCGGCGAGGACCGGTCAAAACTGGTCCGGACCACGGGCGGGAACACCAAGATCCGGTCCATGCGTGCGCAGTTTGCAAACGTCACCAACCTCGCAAACGGCGAGACCAAGAAAGTAAAGATCGAGAATGTTGAAGAGAACGGCGCAAACCCGAACTATGTCCGGCGGAACCTGCTCACCAAGGGCGCTATCATCCGGACTGAGATCGGACGCGCCCGGATCATGAGCCGCCCCGGTCAGGACGGCATCATCAACGCGGTGTTACTCGCATAA
- the hypB gene encoding hydrogenase nickel incorporation protein HypB, with translation MHHIDVRMEKDVYDVNNSIADENARHLKEHGIRAFDLLGAIGSGKTALIERLVPLLKERGLRAGAIAGDVYGDDDFQRIVATGIPAYNANTGKECHLDAHLVEHAIDHLPLDTIDVLFIENVGNMVCPTDFRLGAEKRIVIVSSTEGDDVVNKHPMMFRDCTIGVINKVDLAPLVGANLGRMESDIHRYNPKMPVFKTNMKTGENVAQLLDAILA, from the coding sequence ATGCACCACATCGACGTCAGGATGGAAAAGGATGTATACGACGTCAACAACTCGATTGCCGATGAGAACGCACGGCACCTTAAAGAGCACGGTATCCGGGCATTTGATCTGCTGGGGGCAATCGGCTCGGGAAAGACCGCGCTTATCGAGCGCCTTGTCCCGCTCTTAAAGGAACGCGGCCTGCGGGCCGGCGCCATTGCCGGCGACGTGTACGGCGATGACGATTTCCAGCGGATCGTAGCCACCGGGATCCCCGCATACAATGCAAACACCGGCAAGGAATGCCACCTGGACGCTCATCTGGTGGAGCACGCGATCGATCACCTCCCGCTCGACACGATCGATGTCCTCTTTATCGAGAACGTGGGGAACATGGTCTGCCCTACAGACTTCCGGCTCGGCGCAGAAAAAAGGATCGTGATCGTAAGCTCGACCGAAGGCGATGATGTGGTCAACAAGCACCCGATGATGTTCCGGGACTGCACAATTGGCGTCATCAACAAGGTTGACCTTGCCCCGCTCGTGGGTGCAAACCTTGGCCGGATGGAGTCCGACATCCACCGGTACAATCCGAAGATGCCGGTCTTTAAGACCAACATGAAGACCGGGGAGAACGTGGCGCAGCTTCTCGACGCAATCCTCGCGTGA
- a CDS encoding signal recognition particle subunit SRP19/SEC65 family protein: protein MEKGECILYPCYFNAALSRAEGRRVPRNIAAKGPNANDVERALRRLGIACQAEEHHHPAHWARHEGRIIATYTGKKEALIKKVARAIEVRK from the coding sequence ATGGAAAAAGGCGAGTGCATCCTCTATCCCTGTTATTTTAATGCGGCCCTTTCCCGGGCGGAAGGCCGCCGGGTCCCGCGCAACATCGCGGCAAAAGGCCCGAATGCAAACGATGTCGAGAGGGCGCTCAGGCGCCTTGGGATAGCCTGCCAGGCAGAGGAGCACCACCACCCGGCCCACTGGGCCCGGCACGAGGGCCGGATCATTGCCACATATACCGGGAAAAAAGAGGCACTTATCAAAAAAGTAGCCCGGGCCATTGAGGTGCGGAAATGA
- a CDS encoding histidinol phosphate phosphatase domain-containing protein, which yields MNGLYDLHTHTILSDGEMLPTELVRRMAVIGYTTVAITDHVDTSNAVSVVKTLLDVQESARLFGVRLLCGVEITHVPPSQIAAVARQARDAGAEIVVVHGETTVEPVAPGTNHAACACPEVNVLAHPGLITREDAKLAQENGIALEITSRGGHNRTNGHVVRIAREVSCQLVVDSDAHAPHDLMDRSAKEKVAMGAGLTEEEAAAIISLNIDKFLGF from the coding sequence ATGAACGGGCTGTACGATCTCCATACTCACACGATCCTTTCTGATGGCGAGATGCTTCCGACAGAACTGGTGCGCCGGATGGCCGTGATCGGGTACACCACTGTAGCCATCACTGACCATGTAGATACCTCCAACGCGGTATCGGTTGTAAAAACGCTCCTTGATGTACAGGAATCAGCCCGGCTTTTCGGCGTCCGTCTCCTCTGCGGGGTCGAGATCACGCACGTTCCCCCGTCCCAGATCGCCGCCGTTGCCCGGCAGGCGCGGGACGCGGGTGCGGAGATCGTTGTTGTGCATGGGGAGACCACGGTTGAACCGGTGGCACCCGGCACCAACCACGCGGCCTGCGCCTGCCCTGAGGTGAATGTGCTCGCCCACCCGGGACTTATCACCCGCGAGGATGCAAAGCTTGCGCAGGAGAACGGGATCGCGCTCGAGATTACGTCCCGTGGCGGGCACAACCGGACAAACGGCCACGTGGTCAGGATCGCCCGCGAGGTTTCATGCCAGCTCGTGGTGGACTCGGATGCGCACGCGCCGCACGATCTCATGGACCGGAGCGCCAAGGAGAAAGTGGCGATGGGGGCCGGGCTGACTGAGGAAGAAGCCGCCGCTATCATCTCTTTAAATATCGACAAATTCCTCGGTTTCTGA
- a CDS encoding H/ACA ribonucleoprotein complex subunit GAR1: MKVVGRAMSTYGKRMLVIQCDAAQLPGLYSEVMDRRTKPVGKITDLFGNVKNPYALVLCRGPCSVQPGEKLFARESPVPAKTRTGPVWSKAR; this comes from the coding sequence GTGAAAGTTGTTGGCCGAGCGATGAGCACCTATGGAAAAAGGATGCTCGTTATCCAGTGCGACGCCGCTCAGCTCCCGGGGTTGTATAGCGAAGTGATGGACCGGAGGACAAAACCGGTGGGAAAGATCACAGACCTTTTCGGGAACGTGAAAAACCCCTATGCCCTTGTCCTCTGCCGAGGCCCGTGCAGCGTACAACCGGGCGAGAAACTCTTTGCGCGGGAATCCCCCGTCCCCGCAAAGACCCGGACAGGACCGGTCTGGTCGAAAGCAAGATAA
- a CDS encoding transcription initiation factor IIB translates to MQEVEKLKLLQSEREALKSRIKVKEQEKKAENHTETVCPECGGRQLVHDYERAELVCQSCGLVIDDDFIDRGPEWRAFDHDQRMKRSRVGAPMTFTIHDKGLSTMIDWRNRDSYGRAISSKNRAQLYRLRKWQRRIRVSNATERNLAFALSELDRMASALGLPRNVRETAAVVYRDAVDKNLIRGRSIEGVAAAALYAACRQCSVPRTLDEIAEVSRVSRKEIGRTYRFISRELGLKLLPTSPIDYVPRFCSGLTLKGEVQSRAVEILRQAGERELTSGRGPTGVAAAAIYISSILGGERRTQREVAEVAGVTEVTIRNRYKELAEKLDIEIIL, encoded by the coding sequence ATGCAGGAAGTAGAAAAACTCAAACTTCTCCAGAGTGAGCGGGAAGCGCTCAAATCGCGTATAAAAGTCAAGGAACAGGAAAAGAAAGCGGAGAACCACACCGAGACAGTCTGCCCGGAGTGCGGCGGCAGGCAGCTGGTGCACGATTACGAACGTGCGGAGCTGGTCTGCCAGAGCTGCGGGCTTGTTATCGATGACGATTTCATCGACCGGGGCCCGGAGTGGCGTGCGTTCGACCACGACCAGCGCATGAAGAGGTCGCGTGTCGGCGCTCCGATGACCTTTACGATCCATGATAAGGGTCTCTCCACCATGATCGACTGGAGGAACCGGGACAGTTATGGCCGGGCCATCTCCTCGAAAAACCGCGCCCAGCTCTACCGCCTCCGCAAGTGGCAGCGCCGGATCCGTGTCAGCAATGCGACGGAGAGGAATCTTGCGTTCGCACTCTCCGAGCTGGACCGTATGGCCTCGGCCCTTGGTCTCCCCAGAAACGTCCGTGAGACCGCGGCCGTGGTGTACCGTGATGCTGTGGACAAGAACCTGATCCGTGGCCGGAGCATTGAAGGCGTTGCGGCGGCTGCACTCTATGCTGCATGCCGGCAGTGCAGCGTGCCCCGTACGCTCGATGAGATCGCAGAAGTGTCGCGTGTCTCACGAAAAGAGATCGGCAGGACGTACCGGTTTATCTCCCGTGAACTGGGCTTAAAGCTCCTCCCGACCTCGCCCATCGATTACGTGCCCCGGTTCTGCTCCGGTCTCACCCTCAAGGGCGAGGTCCAGAGCCGGGCAGTCGAGATCCTGCGCCAGGCCGGCGAGAGGGAACTCACGAGCGGCCGCGGACCGACCGGTGTTGCGGCAGCTGCAATCTACATCTCCTCCATCCTTGGCGGCGAGCGGCGCACCCAGCGCGAAGTAGCGGAGGTGGCCGGGGTAACCGAAGTTACCATCCGGAACAGGTACAAGGAACTGGCAGAGAAGCTCGACATCGAGATCATCCTCTGA
- a CDS encoding TrmB family transcriptional regulator — MTSDPKTIALLQTLGLSTYDAKAYAVLMRIGSTTPFILAEEAGIPRTKIYETIKRLEAQDWIRVEKGRPGKISPVCPSEAIGRRKSAIVAEIDRLETEFTMQYEKRTETEIPKASIIRGIDNIAVKTAEMMGRARASLYLFGTLYYPEELAPIKGQVAAAKRRGVVIRISSNNPVRTKDMLVDVYESFSQVTSDVQVAPEPFIRTLTIDNKEMLMMFPLPEAGMAARENVVALWVANDMVTRAINNVFNITWGNPKWTGAGADPEGSVTAREK, encoded by the coding sequence ATGACCAGCGACCCAAAGACAATTGCGCTCCTCCAGACGCTCGGGCTTTCAACCTATGATGCAAAGGCCTACGCAGTCCTGATGAGGATCGGCAGCACGACACCGTTTATTCTTGCCGAGGAAGCGGGAATTCCCCGGACCAAGATCTACGAGACGATAAAACGGCTGGAAGCACAGGACTGGATCCGGGTCGAAAAGGGCAGGCCGGGGAAAATATCGCCAGTCTGTCCGAGTGAAGCTATTGGCAGGCGTAAATCAGCGATCGTTGCGGAGATCGACCGGCTGGAAACCGAGTTTACCATGCAGTACGAGAAACGCACGGAAACCGAGATCCCAAAAGCAAGCATCATCCGGGGTATCGATAATATTGCGGTCAAAACTGCTGAGATGATGGGGCGGGCACGGGCCAGCCTGTACCTTTTTGGGACGCTCTATTACCCGGAGGAACTCGCGCCAATCAAGGGCCAGGTGGCGGCGGCAAAACGCCGGGGTGTCGTGATCCGGATCTCATCCAACAACCCGGTCCGGACAAAAGACATGCTTGTTGACGTGTACGAATCCTTTTCGCAGGTGACAAGCGATGTCCAGGTGGCGCCGGAGCCGTTTATCCGGACGCTTACCATCGACAACAAGGAGATGCTCATGATGTTTCCCCTGCCCGAGGCCGGGATGGCGGCCCGGGAGAATGTGGTGGCGCTCTGGGTGGCAAACGATATGGTGACCCGGGCGATCAACAATGTCTTCAATATCACGTGGGGAAACCCGAAATGGACCGGAGCGGGTGCGGACCCGGAAGGATCCGTGACGGCCCGGGAGAAATAG
- a CDS encoding ester cyclase, with translation MSSVEENMRLMQTLDDAWNAQDWATFEKRHAKDVDVFWPAQADPTHGRHSHKDEAIAFFKIFPDNKVGNRPYKIFFGQGDYTCSVAEFTGTFKGPMTTPDGKVIPPTGKSFKVEFCTVAHWKNGEIVEEKLFYDKIALMQQIGLM, from the coding sequence ATGTCGAGTGTTGAAGAGAACATGCGTCTGATGCAGACGCTGGATGATGCCTGGAACGCCCAGGATTGGGCAACATTTGAGAAACGCCATGCAAAGGATGTTGATGTCTTTTGGCCGGCACAGGCAGATCCGACCCATGGCCGCCACTCCCACAAGGATGAAGCGATTGCCTTCTTTAAGATCTTCCCGGACAACAAGGTCGGGAACCGGCCGTATAAGATATTCTTCGGCCAGGGGGACTATACGTGCTCTGTCGCCGAGTTCACCGGCACTTTCAAGGGCCCGATGACCACACCTGATGGGAAAGTGATCCCGCCAACAGGCAAATCCTTCAAAGTCGAATTCTGCACGGTTGCCCACTGGAAGAACGGGGAGATCGTAGAGGAGAAACTCTTCTATGACAAGATCGCCTTAATGCAGCAGATCGGGCTGATGTAA
- a CDS encoding CDGSH iron-sulfur domain-containing protein, which yields MTDKKKPAPEQKDEMKITVTKNGPYIVTGGVPLIRMEICNDDEGYCRTWREVERFSVQETYALCRCGHSQHKPFCDGTHAKIGFIGTETAGSEPYLRQPRIITGPELELLDYENLCVHARFCMRAGGVWNLTENSDNPAAKATAIEEACNCPSGRLVIRDAETGKAIEPELERSIVLIEYPPREEHGPLWVRGGIPVVSAEGKPYRIRNRLTLCRCGRSKNKPFCDGSHIQH from the coding sequence ATGACCGACAAGAAAAAACCTGCACCGGAACAGAAAGACGAGATGAAGATCACCGTTACAAAGAACGGTCCCTATATTGTTACCGGGGGCGTCCCGCTTATCCGGATGGAGATCTGCAATGATGATGAGGGCTATTGCCGTACATGGCGGGAAGTGGAACGCTTTTCCGTTCAGGAAACCTATGCCCTCTGCCGGTGCGGCCATTCGCAGCACAAACCGTTCTGTGACGGGACGCACGCGAAGATCGGTTTTATCGGTACCGAGACCGCGGGAAGCGAGCCATATCTCCGGCAACCGCGGATCATAACGGGGCCCGAGCTTGAGCTGCTCGACTACGAGAACCTCTGTGTCCATGCCCGGTTCTGCATGCGGGCCGGGGGAGTCTGGAACCTCACCGAAAACTCGGACAACCCGGCTGCAAAGGCAACTGCCATTGAGGAGGCCTGCAACTGTCCCTCGGGACGGCTCGTGATCCGCGATGCGGAAACAGGAAAAGCCATTGAGCCCGAACTGGAAAGATCGATCGTGCTCATCGAGTACCCGCCCCGGGAAGAACACGGCCCGCTCTGGGTACGGGGCGGCATACCCGTGGTATCGGCCGAGGGGAAGCCGTACAGGATCCGTAACCGGCTTACCCTTTGCCGGTGCGGGAGATCCAAAAACAAGCCGTTCTGCGACGGGAGCCATATCCAGCATTGA